A single window of Luteipulveratus halotolerans DNA harbors:
- a CDS encoding lysylphosphatidylglycerol synthase transmembrane domain-containing protein has product MPISSSPEPTAHACPSGQSVLRCRVLATVKAVVGLGLTAGALIWGLPRTVGVSWPQIGSMLAGISSWQLVALAALWALGIASHTIMLAAAMPGLRHRQSLLVSQTGAAVANTLPLGGAAGTAVNFAMIRRWGFTSFDFARYAMVTNLWDTLFKLGLPVIAVSWLGVTASGPGSLSWIALWSMALLVGVVVGATALLRSDRIAHSTGHRLGRVVGRFRRDVDPAAWARRGGEIRYDTASLVSSAWIRLTVSKTLYVALQTALLGGCLAAVGADVNPAVVFGAYAVQQVLSLAPITPGAAGVVEVGMAGVLVALGMNPAEAAAGILLYRGFTFALEIPVGGTALVWWMVRGRYLADAARTRRADLTGSEHPATPVRPTQAPAYALAAPDAA; this is encoded by the coding sequence ATGCCGATCAGCTCCTCCCCCGAGCCGACCGCGCACGCCTGTCCCTCCGGCCAGAGCGTGCTCCGCTGCCGCGTCCTCGCCACCGTCAAGGCCGTGGTGGGCCTCGGCCTGACCGCCGGTGCCCTGATCTGGGGGCTGCCGCGCACGGTCGGGGTGTCCTGGCCGCAGATCGGCTCGATGCTCGCCGGCATCTCGAGCTGGCAGCTCGTCGCGCTCGCCGCGCTGTGGGCGCTCGGCATCGCATCGCACACGATCATGCTCGCCGCGGCCATGCCCGGCCTGCGTCACCGCCAGTCGCTGCTCGTCAGCCAGACCGGCGCCGCGGTCGCCAACACGCTGCCCCTCGGCGGCGCGGCGGGGACGGCCGTCAACTTCGCCATGATCCGGCGCTGGGGGTTCACTAGCTTCGACTTCGCGCGCTACGCGATGGTCACCAACCTGTGGGACACGCTGTTCAAGCTCGGCCTGCCCGTGATCGCCGTGTCGTGGCTCGGCGTGACGGCGAGCGGCCCGGGTTCCCTGTCGTGGATCGCGCTGTGGAGCATGGCCCTGCTCGTCGGGGTCGTCGTCGGCGCGACCGCGCTGCTGCGCAGCGACCGCATCGCCCACAGCACCGGCCACCGCCTCGGTCGCGTGGTCGGCCGGTTCCGTCGCGACGTCGACCCGGCCGCGTGGGCTCGCCGCGGCGGTGAGATCCGCTACGACACGGCCTCCCTGGTCTCGTCCGCCTGGATCCGCCTGACCGTCAGCAAGACGCTCTACGTCGCCCTGCAGACCGCGCTGCTCGGAGGCTGCCTCGCCGCCGTCGGCGCCGACGTCAACCCGGCCGTGGTGTTCGGGGCGTACGCCGTGCAGCAGGTCCTCAGCCTCGCGCCCATCACGCCCGGCGCCGCCGGGGTCGTCGAGGTCGGCATGGCGGGCGTTCTCGTCGCGCTCGGCATGAACCCGGCCGAGGCCGCTGCCGGCATCCTGCTCTACCGCGGCTTCACCTTCGCCCTGGAGATCCCCGTGGGCGGGACGGCCCTGGTGTGGTGGATGGTCCGCGGCCGCTACCTCGCCGACGCCGCACGGACCCGGCGGGCCGACCTGACCGGGTCCGAGCACCCGGCCACGCCCGTACGCCCGACCCAGGCACCGGCGTACGCCCTCGCCGCCCCCGACGCCGCCTGA